From a single Trichocoleus sp. genomic region:
- a CDS encoding NACHT domain-containing protein, with the protein MNTSEPPPNPANFSSSQQNIEGNQNQVIGQVLGGVVINQLTINDRVPATAVPSPLSVTLPLTQQEYRQRQVLLNKVKDYWVKGVLETSLHMRVLIELGLQERPNLVQRPFRDVAEFPESAEQSLPEGISVTTAFNQMGEGRTLLLLGEPGSGKTITLLKLAQDLIARTEQDLSQTIPVVFNLSSWAKKPQPIEQWLVQELLEKYQVSKALGKKWIETESLILLLDGLDEVKAEQRNACVQALNQFTQTHGTTELTICCRIRDYQALTERLTLRSAICIQPLTLQQIDQYFAQAGQQLSALRNALHQDQELQGLATSPLILSIMSLAYQDCAIADVVQDGTTADYQRHLFDTYIDRMFQRRGTTQQYPRRQAQSWLIWLAQHMIAAAQTVFLIERLQLNWLPTQHRYLRYRLENSLISGLFIGLVIGLIFVLGDQLSGALNDKFVAELLTKLSFGFIVGLVIALLGEFSGDIELIEIVRWSWRKATAGFLVGFIVGLASGLNQGLFVGLLCALYFGPVVGLIAGVGSSEIQQKEKPNQGIYRSARNAAILTIGAGLSYGLFVGLISGPGSGLYFGLTFGLIAGLIGGGLVCMRHFLLRLLLFRLGYSPWNYVRFLDYAVGRLFLQKVGGGYIFVHRMLLEHFAQMPLEQGRR; encoded by the coding sequence ATGAATACCTCAGAACCCCCTCCTAACCCAGCCAATTTCTCATCCTCACAGCAAAACATAGAGGGTAACCAGAACCAGGTAATCGGTCAGGTGTTGGGTGGCGTTGTCATCAACCAGCTCACTATCAACGATCGGGTTCCTGCCACAGCCGTACCGTCTCCCCTTTCTGTAACACTGCCCCTGACTCAGCAAGAGTATCGTCAACGGCAAGTCCTGCTCAACAAGGTAAAAGACTATTGGGTCAAGGGCGTACTCGAAACCTCGCTCCATATGAGAGTGTTGATTGAACTAGGATTACAAGAACGACCTAACTTGGTGCAACGCCCTTTTCGCGACGTTGCTGAGTTCCCCGAAAGCGCTGAACAATCCCTACCTGAGGGCATTTCTGTTACCACTGCCTTTAATCAGATGGGGGAAGGACGTACCCTCTTGCTGCTAGGAGAACCTGGCTCTGGCAAAACGATTACCCTCTTGAAACTGGCTCAAGACTTGATTGCCCGAACCGAGCAGGATTTAAGCCAGACTATTCCAGTGGTATTCAATCTATCTTCTTGGGCTAAGAAGCCACAGCCGATCGAGCAATGGCTGGTTCAAGAACTGCTAGAAAAATACCAAGTTTCCAAAGCACTGGGAAAAAAATGGATAGAAACAGAGAGCTTAATTCTGTTGCTAGATGGACTAGATGAAGTCAAAGCCGAACAACGCAATGCTTGTGTGCAAGCCTTAAACCAGTTCACACAAACCCATGGCACTACCGAACTCACCATCTGTTGCCGCATTAGAGATTATCAAGCATTGACAGAACGGTTAACTCTACGCAGTGCGATTTGTATTCAACCCCTTACTCTTCAACAAATTGATCAATACTTTGCTCAAGCAGGACAACAGCTCAGTGCCTTGAGAAACGCATTGCATCAGGATCAGGAGCTACAGGGGTTAGCAACATCCCCATTGATACTGAGCATCATGAGCTTGGCATATCAAGACTGTGCGATCGCAGACGTGGTGCAGGACGGAACAACCGCAGACTACCAGAGACACTTGTTTGACACCTATATCGATCGCATGTTTCAGCGACGGGGGACAACACAACAATACCCAAGGCGACAGGCCCAGTCTTGGCTAATCTGGCTCGCTCAGCATATGATTGCTGCTGCTCAGACAGTTTTCCTGATTGAGCGATTACAACTGAACTGGTTGCCAACTCAGCACAGGTATCTCCGCTATCGCTTGGAAAATAGTCTTATCAGTGGACTTTTTATTGGGCTCGTTATTGGGCTGATCTTTGTTTTAGGAGATCAGTTGAGCGGTGCACTCAATGACAAATTCGTTGCTGAGTTGCTCACTAAGCTAAGTTTTGGATTCATTGTTGGGTTGGTCATTGCGCTGCTTGGTGAGTTTTCTGGGGATATCGAGCTCATCGAAATCGTGAGGTGGTCTTGGCGGAAAGCAACAGCCGGTTTTCTGGTTGGGTTTATTGTAGGGCTAGCTTCTGGATTAAATCAGGGACTATTCGTTGGGCTACTTTGTGCGCTTTATTTCGGTCCAGTTGTTGGGTTAATTGCCGGGGTTGGAAGCTCAGAAATTCAGCAGAAAGAAAAGCCGAACCAGGGCATCTATAGATCAGCCCGCAATGCTGCGATTCTCACAATAGGAGCTGGGCTAAGTTATGGGCTGTTTGTTGGATTAATAAGTGGGCCAGGTTCAGGTCTATATTTTGGGTTGACCTTCGGGCTAATTGCTGGACTGATCGGTGGTGGGTTAGTCTGCATGCGTCATTTCCTCTTGCGGCTTCTCCTTTTCCGCTTAGGGTATAGCCCGTGGAACTATGTCCGCTTCTTAGACTATGCAGTCGGTCGCCTCTTTCTACAGAAGGTAGGTGGTGGCTATATCTTCGTCCATCGCATGCTGC